One stretch of Echeneis naucrates chromosome 11, fEcheNa1.1, whole genome shotgun sequence DNA includes these proteins:
- the LOC115050738 gene encoding ras/Rap GTPase-activating protein SynGAP-like isoform X3 → MDTSSKTWLPHQSQFGLVGQVEVCCGGSGVLTPNQSRRASFASVRQSSMETPPNTTPQPFRQPSFLNRRLKGSIKRAKSQPKLDRTSSFRQMILPRFRSADQERTRLMQSFKESHSHESLLSPSSAAEALDLVLDEEAIIKPVHSSILGQEYCFEVTTSSGTKCFACRSASERDKWIENLQRAVKPNKDNSRRVDNVLKLWIIEARDLPAKKRYYCELCLDDMLYARTTSKPRTDTVFWGEHFEFNNLPTIRSLRLHLYKETDKKRRKEKSTYLGLVSIPISSITGRQFVEQWYPVIQSSVLAKSGGVGSAKVINASLRVKSRYQTMNILPMELYKEFAEYITNNYRTLCAVLEPLLSVKSKEEVAFALVHILQSTGKTKEFLSDMAMCEVDRFMDREHLIFRENTLATKAVEEYLKLIGHRYLKDAIGDFIRALYESEENCEVDPMRVPPSVLADHQANLRMCCELLLCKIINSLCIFPRELKEVFASWRARCAERGREDLADSLISSSLFLRFMCPAIMSPSLFNLMQEYPAERTSRTLTLIAKVMQNLASFSKFGPKEEYMYFMNEFLEMEWGSMQQFLYEISNMDTGGNAGGFEGYIDLGRELSMLHSLLWEVMGQLSKDAILKLGPLPRLLNDISVALRNPQLHMPTNHQPDRPKDRLFSRPSFNRLMSSDFQSLMMRDLNSSIDISRLPSPTTGVSAVESLSSNLNMRRHAERDLRSSREVFYVTRPPLARSSPAYCTSSSDITEPDPKVHSVNKSVSMMDLQDSRMNSISNLNSVGDMLTSSQASIAGLGHSFGNLGGPLRMGGHMPTGSAGSGLRLSQMGHIGGPTESISQQQQQAAAAMHFPLSFQNPLFHLAAQNSPAQSQQPPPPLLLAPEPENGHHDYPPAFGNSAFSRSEDLSALRSQSSLVQPSIVHSHSYSDDFTRQNQSNDYAWHQLSLQVQESLQQQHLMGVTSQTATGTGTPASLATPPTTVHPVRQSSIAPPQHLKSQRSINTPATATPPKVRPQSRNLLLDSSDTNFSGSQPKSRQTQQPSQQQQQQQQQQQQQHQQQQQQQQQQQTQQQQQETQLSVTDSPAPGLPYQTSSAKENQGPPAAAEESTDTPTRSTKKPQSQLQPPQQHLLKPVVNKQGSQSTLSTPALNERTVAWVSNMPHLSADIESLRPDREGQLKEYSKSMDESRLERVREYEEEIHSLKERLKMSHRKLEEYEQRLLTQEQQTNKILQQYQSRLEDSERRLKQQQLEKDSQIKGIISRLIAVEDELRGGAIPDIKPRFLTDQSISQGYGGHPGS, encoded by the exons ATGGACACATCTTCAAAGACGTGGCTGCCGCATCAGAGTCAGTTTGGGTTGGTTGGTCAAGTGGAGGTTTGCTGTGGCGGATCTGGAGTTTTAACCCCAA ACCAATCTCGCAGGGCAAGTTTTGCCTCTGTAAGACAGTCAAGCATGGAAACGCCACCCAACACCACTCCACAGCCCTTCAGACAGCCG AGCTTTCTCAATCGAAGGTTGAAGGGTTCCATCAAAAGGGCCAAAAGTCAGCCCAAACTGGACCGGACCAGCAGCTTCAGACAAATGATTTTGCCCCGGTTTCGTAGTGCCGATCAAGAGCG GACTCGCTTGATGCAAAGCTTCAAAGAATCCCACTCCCATGAGTCCCTACTTTCTCCTAGCAGTGCTGCGGAGGCTCTGGACCTAGTTTTGGACGAAGAGGCCATTATCAAACCTGTCCACTCCAGCATTTTGGGACAAGAGTACTGCTTTGAG GTGACCACGAGTTCAGGGACAAAATGTTTTGCCTGTCGATCGGCTTCAGAGAGAGACAAGTGGATTGAAAATCTGCAAAGAGCGGTCAAACCTAACAAG GACAACAGCAGGCGGGTGGACAATGTGCTCAAGTTGTGGATCATTGAAGCTCGAGACCTTCCGGCTAAAAAACGCTACTATTGTGAGCTGTGTCTCGACGACATGCTGTACGCACGCACCACCAGCAAACCCCGAACCGACACGGTCTTCTGGGGCGAGCATTTTGAGTTTAACAATTTGCCTACCATCCGTAGCCTTCGCTTGCACCTCTACAAGGAAACTGACAAAAAACGACGCAAG GAAAAAAGCACGTATCTTGGCCTTGTCAGCATCCCCATCTCCAGCATCACGGGCCGGCAGTTTGTGGAGCAGTGGTACCCTGTGATACAGTCCAGTGTTTTGGCCAAAAGTGGCGGTGTGGGAAGTGCCAAAGTCATCAACGCCTCCCTGCGTGTTAAGTCTCGCTATCAGACAATGAATATCCTTCCCATGGAGCTGTACAAGGAATTTGCGGAATACATTACCAACAACTACCGAACACTGTGTGCAGTTCTCGAGCCGCTGTTGAGCGTGAAAAGCAAAGAGGAGGTGGCGTTTGCTCTGGTGCACATCCTTCAAAGCACGGGGAAGACAAAG GAGTTCCTCTCTGACATGGCCATGTGTGAGGTGGATCGATTCATGGACCGCGAGCACTTGATCTTTCGGGAGAACACACTCGCTACAAAGGCTGTGGAAGAGTACCTCAAACTGATAGGTCACAGATACCTCAAGGATGCTATAG GTGACTTCATTCGGGCCTTATACGAGTCAGAGGAGAACTGTGAGGTGGATCCCATGCGTGTCCCGCCATCAGTCCTTGCTGACCACCAAGCCAACCTCCGCATGTGCTGCGAGCTATTACTCTGCAAGATTATCAACTCTCTCTG CATATTTCCCCGAGAGCTGAAGGAAGTTTTTGCATCATGGAGAGCCCGATGTGCCGAGCGTGGAAGAGAGGATCTCGCTGACAGCCTCATCAGCTCCTCCCTGTTCCTTCGCTTCATGTGCCCAGCCATCATGTCGCCCTCCCTGTTCAACCTGATGCAGGAGTACCCCGCCGAACGCACGTCCCGCACACTCACGCTCATAGCCAAGGTGATGCAGAACCTGGCCAGCTTTAGCAA ATTTGGACCCAAGGAGGAATACATGTATTTCATGAATGAGTTCCTGGAGATGGAGTGGGGCTCCATGCAGCAGTTTCTATATGAGATTTCCAACATGGACACAGGAGGAAACGCTGGAGGGTTCGAAGGCTACATTGACCTCGGCAGAGAACTGTCCATGCTGCACAGCTTACTGTGGGAGGTCATGGGCCAGCTTAGCAAG GATGCTATCCTCAAACTGGGACCCCTACCCCGGCTGCTGAATGACATCAGTGTCGCCTTGAGAAACCCGCAGCTCCACATGCCAACAAACCACCAGCCGGACCGACCGAAGGACAGACTCTTCTCACGGCCGTCCTTCAACCGTCTAATGTCGTCCGACTTCCAAAGCCTTATGATGCGTGACTTAAACAG TTCAATAGACATCTCTCGCCTGCCGTCCCCCACAACGGGAGTATCGGCTGTCGAATCCCTGTCATCCAATCTCAACATGAGGCGTCATGCAGAGCGAGACCTTCGCTCGTCGAGGGAAGTTTTCTATGTGACACGTCCACCGCTGGCTCGGTCCAGCCCTGCCTACTGTACAAGCAGCTCGGACATTACAGAGCCAGATCCAAAG GTACACAGTGTGAATAAAAGTGTGTCTATGATGGACCTTCAGGACTCCCGCATGAACAGCATTTCCAACCTGAACTCGGTGGGAGACATGCTCACCTCCTCTCAAGCCTCCATCGCAGGCCTTGGCCACAGCTTTGGGAACCTGGGGGGTCCTCTTCGTATGGGAGGGCATATGCCGACGGGCTCAGCAGGCTCTGGTTTGAGGCTGAGCCAGATGGGCCACATCGGGGGGCCCACCGAATCCATCTcgcaacagcaacagcaagcGGCAGCGGCCATGCATTTCCCCCTGTCTTTCCAGAACCCACTCTTCCATCTGGCCGCCCAGAACTCCCCAGCTCAGTCTCAGcaacctccccctcctctcctcctcgcCCCTGAGCCTGAGAACGGCCACCATGACTATCCACCGGCCTTTGGCAACAGCGCATTCTCCCGCAGCGAGGACTTGTCCGCCCTGCGGTCACAGAGCAGCCTGGTGCAGCCCAGCATTGTCCACTCACACAGTTACAGTGATGATTTCACCCGGCAGAATCAGAGCAATGACTATGCCTGGCACCAGCTGTCACTCCAGGTGCAG GAGTCTCTACAGCAACAACACCTAATGGGAGTCACATCTCAAACAGCCACTGGCACAGGCACACCTGCTTCTTTGGCTACCCCTCCCACTACAGTTCATCCTGTCCGCCAGTCGTCCATCGCCCCACCACAGCATCTCAAGTCTCAGCGGTCCATTAATACTCCAGCCACCGCCACGCCTCCAAAGGTTCGGCCGCAGAGCAGGAACCTCCTTCTCGACTCTTCCGACACTAATTTCAGTGGCAGTCAGCCAAAGTCACGCCAAACTCAACAGccctcacaacaacaacaacaacaacaacaacaacagcaacagcagcatcagcagcagcaacaacaacaacaacaacaacagacgcagcagcaacaacaggaGACACAGCTTTCAGTGACCGACAGCCCAGCTCCTGGGCTCCCATACCAGACAAGCTCCGCCAAAGAGAACCAAGGCCCACCGGCAGCTGCAGAAGAGTCCACAGACACTCCAACAAGAAGCACCAAAAAGCCTCAGTCCCAGCTGCAACCTCCACAGCAGCATCTGCTCAAGCCAGTTGTCAATAAACAG GGTTCTCAGTCGACATTAAGCACCCCAGCCCTCAATGAGCGGACGGTTGCCTGGGTGTCCAACATGCCACATCTCTCTGCTGACATCGAGAGCTTGCGGCCGGACCGTGAGGGTCAGCTGAAAGAGTACTCCAAGAGCATGGATGAGTCACGGTTGGAAAGG GTGAGAGAATATGAAGAAGAGATACATTCATTGAAAGAACGGCTGAAAATGTCTCACAGGAAGCTTGAGGAGTATGAGCAGAGACTTTTGACACAGGAGCAGCAGACAAACAAGATCCTACAGCAGTATCAGAGTCGCTTGGAGGACAGCGAGCGCCGCCTGAAGCAGCAGCAACTGGAGAAGGACTCTCAAATCAAAGGCATCATTAGCAG ACTTATAGCTGTGGAAGATGAGCTGAGAGGGGGTGCCATTCCTGATATTAAGCCTCGATTCCTCACAGACCAG TCTATCAGCCAGGGCTATGGTGGCCACCCAGGATCCTGA
- the LOC115050738 gene encoding ras/Rap GTPase-activating protein SynGAP-like isoform X2 translates to MDTSSKTWLPHQSQFGLVGQVEVCCGGSGVLTPNQSRRASFASVRQSSMETPPNTTPQPFRQPSFLNRRLKGSIKRAKSQPKLDRTSSFRQMILPRFRSADQERTRLMQSFKESHSHESLLSPSSAAEALDLVLDEEAIIKPVHSSILGQEYCFEVTTSSGTKCFACRSASERDKWIENLQRAVKPNKDSSFYFKDNSRRVDNVLKLWIIEARDLPAKKRYYCELCLDDMLYARTTSKPRTDTVFWGEHFEFNNLPTIRSLRLHLYKETDKKRRKEKSTYLGLVSIPISSITGRQFVEQWYPVIQSSVLAKSGGVGSAKVINASLRVKSRYQTMNILPMELYKEFAEYITNNYRTLCAVLEPLLSVKSKEEVAFALVHILQSTGKTKEFLSDMAMCEVDRFMDREHLIFRENTLATKAVEEYLKLIGHRYLKDAIGDFIRALYESEENCEVDPMRVPPSVLADHQANLRMCCELLLCKIINSLCIFPRELKEVFASWRARCAERGREDLADSLISSSLFLRFMCPAIMSPSLFNLMQEYPAERTSRTLTLIAKVMQNLASFSKFGPKEEYMYFMNEFLEMEWGSMQQFLYEISNMDTGGNAGGFEGYIDLGRELSMLHSLLWEVMGQLSKDAILKLGPLPRLLNDISVALRNPQLHMPTNHQPDRPKDRLFSRPSFNRLMSSDFQSLMMRDLNSSIDISRLPSPTTGVSAVESLSSNLNMRRHAERDLRSSREVFYVTRPPLARSSPAYCTSSSDITEPDPKVHSVNKSVSMMDLQDSRMNSISNLNSVGDMLTSSQASIAGLGHSFGNLGGPLRMGGHMPTGSAGSGLRLSQMGHIGGPTESISQQQQQAAAAMHFPLSFQNPLFHLAAQNSPAQSQQPPPPLLLAPEPENGHHDYPPAFGNSAFSRSEDLSALRSQSSLVQPSIVHSHSYSDDFTRQNQSNDYAWHQLSLQESLQQQHLMGVTSQTATGTGTPASLATPPTTVHPVRQSSIAPPQHLKSQRSINTPATATPPKVRPQSRNLLLDSSDTNFSGSQPKSRQTQQPSQQQQQQQQQQQQQHQQQQQQQQQQQTQQQQQETQLSVTDSPAPGLPYQTSSAKENQGPPAAAEESTDTPTRSTKKPQSQLQPPQQHLLKPVVNKQGSQSTLSTPALNERTVAWVSNMPHLSADIESLRPDREGQLKEYSKSMDESRLERVREYEEEIHSLKERLKMSHRKLEEYEQRLLTQEQQTNKILQQYQSRLEDSERRLKQQQLEKDSQIKGIISRLIAVEDELRGGAIPDIKPRFLTDQSISQGYGGHPGS, encoded by the exons ATGGACACATCTTCAAAGACGTGGCTGCCGCATCAGAGTCAGTTTGGGTTGGTTGGTCAAGTGGAGGTTTGCTGTGGCGGATCTGGAGTTTTAACCCCAA ACCAATCTCGCAGGGCAAGTTTTGCCTCTGTAAGACAGTCAAGCATGGAAACGCCACCCAACACCACTCCACAGCCCTTCAGACAGCCG AGCTTTCTCAATCGAAGGTTGAAGGGTTCCATCAAAAGGGCCAAAAGTCAGCCCAAACTGGACCGGACCAGCAGCTTCAGACAAATGATTTTGCCCCGGTTTCGTAGTGCCGATCAAGAGCG GACTCGCTTGATGCAAAGCTTCAAAGAATCCCACTCCCATGAGTCCCTACTTTCTCCTAGCAGTGCTGCGGAGGCTCTGGACCTAGTTTTGGACGAAGAGGCCATTATCAAACCTGTCCACTCCAGCATTTTGGGACAAGAGTACTGCTTTGAG GTGACCACGAGTTCAGGGACAAAATGTTTTGCCTGTCGATCGGCTTCAGAGAGAGACAAGTGGATTGAAAATCTGCAAAGAGCGGTCAAACCTAACAAG GATTCTTCATTTTACTTTAAGGACAACAGCAGGCGGGTGGACAATGTGCTCAAGTTGTGGATCATTGAAGCTCGAGACCTTCCGGCTAAAAAACGCTACTATTGTGAGCTGTGTCTCGACGACATGCTGTACGCACGCACCACCAGCAAACCCCGAACCGACACGGTCTTCTGGGGCGAGCATTTTGAGTTTAACAATTTGCCTACCATCCGTAGCCTTCGCTTGCACCTCTACAAGGAAACTGACAAAAAACGACGCAAG GAAAAAAGCACGTATCTTGGCCTTGTCAGCATCCCCATCTCCAGCATCACGGGCCGGCAGTTTGTGGAGCAGTGGTACCCTGTGATACAGTCCAGTGTTTTGGCCAAAAGTGGCGGTGTGGGAAGTGCCAAAGTCATCAACGCCTCCCTGCGTGTTAAGTCTCGCTATCAGACAATGAATATCCTTCCCATGGAGCTGTACAAGGAATTTGCGGAATACATTACCAACAACTACCGAACACTGTGTGCAGTTCTCGAGCCGCTGTTGAGCGTGAAAAGCAAAGAGGAGGTGGCGTTTGCTCTGGTGCACATCCTTCAAAGCACGGGGAAGACAAAG GAGTTCCTCTCTGACATGGCCATGTGTGAGGTGGATCGATTCATGGACCGCGAGCACTTGATCTTTCGGGAGAACACACTCGCTACAAAGGCTGTGGAAGAGTACCTCAAACTGATAGGTCACAGATACCTCAAGGATGCTATAG GTGACTTCATTCGGGCCTTATACGAGTCAGAGGAGAACTGTGAGGTGGATCCCATGCGTGTCCCGCCATCAGTCCTTGCTGACCACCAAGCCAACCTCCGCATGTGCTGCGAGCTATTACTCTGCAAGATTATCAACTCTCTCTG CATATTTCCCCGAGAGCTGAAGGAAGTTTTTGCATCATGGAGAGCCCGATGTGCCGAGCGTGGAAGAGAGGATCTCGCTGACAGCCTCATCAGCTCCTCCCTGTTCCTTCGCTTCATGTGCCCAGCCATCATGTCGCCCTCCCTGTTCAACCTGATGCAGGAGTACCCCGCCGAACGCACGTCCCGCACACTCACGCTCATAGCCAAGGTGATGCAGAACCTGGCCAGCTTTAGCAA ATTTGGACCCAAGGAGGAATACATGTATTTCATGAATGAGTTCCTGGAGATGGAGTGGGGCTCCATGCAGCAGTTTCTATATGAGATTTCCAACATGGACACAGGAGGAAACGCTGGAGGGTTCGAAGGCTACATTGACCTCGGCAGAGAACTGTCCATGCTGCACAGCTTACTGTGGGAGGTCATGGGCCAGCTTAGCAAG GATGCTATCCTCAAACTGGGACCCCTACCCCGGCTGCTGAATGACATCAGTGTCGCCTTGAGAAACCCGCAGCTCCACATGCCAACAAACCACCAGCCGGACCGACCGAAGGACAGACTCTTCTCACGGCCGTCCTTCAACCGTCTAATGTCGTCCGACTTCCAAAGCCTTATGATGCGTGACTTAAACAG TTCAATAGACATCTCTCGCCTGCCGTCCCCCACAACGGGAGTATCGGCTGTCGAATCCCTGTCATCCAATCTCAACATGAGGCGTCATGCAGAGCGAGACCTTCGCTCGTCGAGGGAAGTTTTCTATGTGACACGTCCACCGCTGGCTCGGTCCAGCCCTGCCTACTGTACAAGCAGCTCGGACATTACAGAGCCAGATCCAAAG GTACACAGTGTGAATAAAAGTGTGTCTATGATGGACCTTCAGGACTCCCGCATGAACAGCATTTCCAACCTGAACTCGGTGGGAGACATGCTCACCTCCTCTCAAGCCTCCATCGCAGGCCTTGGCCACAGCTTTGGGAACCTGGGGGGTCCTCTTCGTATGGGAGGGCATATGCCGACGGGCTCAGCAGGCTCTGGTTTGAGGCTGAGCCAGATGGGCCACATCGGGGGGCCCACCGAATCCATCTcgcaacagcaacagcaagcGGCAGCGGCCATGCATTTCCCCCTGTCTTTCCAGAACCCACTCTTCCATCTGGCCGCCCAGAACTCCCCAGCTCAGTCTCAGcaacctccccctcctctcctcctcgcCCCTGAGCCTGAGAACGGCCACCATGACTATCCACCGGCCTTTGGCAACAGCGCATTCTCCCGCAGCGAGGACTTGTCCGCCCTGCGGTCACAGAGCAGCCTGGTGCAGCCCAGCATTGTCCACTCACACAGTTACAGTGATGATTTCACCCGGCAGAATCAGAGCAATGACTATGCCTGGCACCAGCTGTCACTCCAG GAGTCTCTACAGCAACAACACCTAATGGGAGTCACATCTCAAACAGCCACTGGCACAGGCACACCTGCTTCTTTGGCTACCCCTCCCACTACAGTTCATCCTGTCCGCCAGTCGTCCATCGCCCCACCACAGCATCTCAAGTCTCAGCGGTCCATTAATACTCCAGCCACCGCCACGCCTCCAAAGGTTCGGCCGCAGAGCAGGAACCTCCTTCTCGACTCTTCCGACACTAATTTCAGTGGCAGTCAGCCAAAGTCACGCCAAACTCAACAGccctcacaacaacaacaacaacaacaacaacaacagcaacagcagcatcagcagcagcaacaacaacaacaacaacaacagacgcagcagcaacaacaggaGACACAGCTTTCAGTGACCGACAGCCCAGCTCCTGGGCTCCCATACCAGACAAGCTCCGCCAAAGAGAACCAAGGCCCACCGGCAGCTGCAGAAGAGTCCACAGACACTCCAACAAGAAGCACCAAAAAGCCTCAGTCCCAGCTGCAACCTCCACAGCAGCATCTGCTCAAGCCAGTTGTCAATAAACAG GGTTCTCAGTCGACATTAAGCACCCCAGCCCTCAATGAGCGGACGGTTGCCTGGGTGTCCAACATGCCACATCTCTCTGCTGACATCGAGAGCTTGCGGCCGGACCGTGAGGGTCAGCTGAAAGAGTACTCCAAGAGCATGGATGAGTCACGGTTGGAAAGG GTGAGAGAATATGAAGAAGAGATACATTCATTGAAAGAACGGCTGAAAATGTCTCACAGGAAGCTTGAGGAGTATGAGCAGAGACTTTTGACACAGGAGCAGCAGACAAACAAGATCCTACAGCAGTATCAGAGTCGCTTGGAGGACAGCGAGCGCCGCCTGAAGCAGCAGCAACTGGAGAAGGACTCTCAAATCAAAGGCATCATTAGCAG ACTTATAGCTGTGGAAGATGAGCTGAGAGGGGGTGCCATTCCTGATATTAAGCCTCGATTCCTCACAGACCAG TCTATCAGCCAGGGCTATGGTGGCCACCCAGGATCCTGA